The candidate division TA06 bacterium genome has a window encoding:
- a CDS encoding ferredoxin:glutaredoxin reductase: protein MRTAGEIEAEILELAQKEGYTLNPDREIREGIIEGIAVNEERLGYWNCPCRRASGDRNTDLDIVCPCQYRDADLKEHGRCYCALYVNQEYLGRGSPPEPIPERRPISKVQKVVKAENVQEVPPGKEEDIKVWRCTVCGYLCARSEAPPICPICRAKKERFEEFSLV from the coding sequence ATGAGGACGGCAGGGGAGATCGAGGCGGAGATCCTGGAGCTGGCCCAAAAAGAGGGCTACACCCTGAACCCGGACCGGGAGATCAGGGAAGGGATCATAGAGGGCATCGCAGTCAATGAAGAGCGGCTGGGATACTGGAACTGCCCCTGCCGCAGGGCTTCGGGCGACCGCAACACCGATCTGGACATAGTGTGCCCCTGCCAGTACCGGGACGCCGATCTGAAAGAACACGGCCGGTGTTACTGCGCGCTGTATGTCAACCAAGAGTATCTTGGCCGGGGATCGCCGCCGGAGCCGATACCGGAGAGAAGGCCTATTTCCAAGGTTCAAAAGGTTGTAAAGGCGGAAAATGTTCAAGAGGTTCCGCCGGGGAAGGAAGAAGACATAAAGGTTTGGAGATGCACGGTCTGCGGGTATCTCTGCGCCAGAAGCGAGGCCCCGCCCATCTGTCCCATCTGCCGGGCCAAGAAGGAGAGGTTCGAGGAATTTAGCCTTGTATAA
- a CDS encoding site-2 protease family protein: MDSKILEYILIIPPVLFAITIHEVAHGFIAFKRGDSTAFLMGRLNLNPLKHLDLFGSFIFPAMLIFFKAPFVFGWAKPVPVNFFALKNPKRDMIWVSAAGPGSNLLVAAAAGLFFRLLYPFYGGPETMLHPVLVILFYFVLIDTALAVFNLIPIPPLDGSKILAGLLPGPLSVKYLSLEKYGMFIFMALIIIIQLTKINFLSYVLALPVVLISQFFGGPELFQFMPR; encoded by the coding sequence ATGGATTCAAAAATATTAGAATATATCCTGATAATCCCCCCGGTGCTGTTCGCCATCACCATTCACGAAGTGGCCCATGGGTTCATCGCTTTTAAAAGAGGCGATTCCACCGCTTTCCTGATGGGCAGGCTGAACCTGAATCCCCTGAAGCACCTGGACCTTTTCGGCAGTTTCATTTTCCCGGCCATGCTGATATTTTTCAAGGCTCCTTTTGTGTTCGGCTGGGCCAAGCCGGTGCCGGTGAACTTTTTCGCCCTGAAAAACCCCAAGCGGGACATGATCTGGGTCTCGGCGGCCGGGCCGGGCAGCAACCTGCTGGTGGCAGCAGCGGCCGGGCTTTTCTTCCGCCTGCTTTATCCCTTTTACGGGGGGCCGGAGACGATGCTGCACCCGGTGCTGGTGATCCTGTTCTATTTTGTACTAATAGACACCGCCCTGGCTGTGTTCAACCTGATCCCCATCCCGCCGCTGGACGGTTCCAAGATCCTGGCCGGGCTGCTGCCCGGGCCGCTTTCGGTCAAGTATTTGAGCTTGGAAAAATACGGGATGTTCATCTTTATGGCGCTGATAATCATCATCCAGTTGACGAAGATCAATTTCCTTTCCTACGTGCTGGCCCTGCCGGTGGTCCTGATCTCGCAGTTCTTCGGGGGGCCGGAACTGTTTCAGTTCATGCCCCGGTAG
- a CDS encoding DUF4148 domain-containing protein: MKKAIIILSLLVLCASSIALAVPAWCNGKAKLGIKYLNGWTIQVSNGTYGWAIAQPDSGYFGMSYSTHPPAGYFSFTADSSGQSRLFSNEYYYDGSSYGVQYGTVPFYTSPR; the protein is encoded by the coding sequence ATGAAAAAAGCGATCATCATCCTATCACTTCTCGTACTATGTGCCAGTTCAATAGCACTAGCAGTACCTGCCTGGTGCAATGGGAAGGCAAAATTGGGGATAAAATATTTAAATGGCTGGACAATACAAGTAAGTAACGGGACTTATGGTTGGGCGATAGCGCAGCCAGACTCAGGGTATTTTGGCATGTCATACTCTACGCATCCGCCTGCCGGTTATTTTTCTTTTACAGCAGATTCCTCTGGCCAATCACGGCTATTTTCAAATGAATACTATTATGACGGATCTTCCTATGGGGTGCAGTACGGTACGGTACCATTTTATACTTCGCCCAGATAA
- a CDS encoding ferritin family protein — MKKQTKPSKPVKTTGAGRDALQKAIQSEKSALETYLKFARQTKNVSGKDMFLRLCQDELGHLNILEKELDTLMAGQKWVKAKFQPSDIEEILPHLSSPKELAPAGQGSSDDLSALNLALEMEKKAASFYKREGQKAEDKNAQAMYARLAEMEEAHYNLIQAELDHIKDVGFWFGIQEFTLETNE, encoded by the coding sequence ATGAAAAAGCAAACCAAGCCGTCCAAGCCCGTCAAAACCACCGGGGCCGGCCGGGACGCCCTGCAAAAGGCCATCCAGTCGGAAAAGAGCGCCCTGGAGACATACCTCAAATTCGCCCGCCAGACCAAGAACGTTTCCGGCAAGGACATGTTCCTGCGTCTCTGCCAGGACGAGTTGGGGCATCTGAACATTCTGGAAAAAGAGCTGGACACCTTGATGGCCGGGCAGAAATGGGTCAAGGCCAAATTCCAGCCTTCGGACATCGAGGAGATCCTCCCCCATCTGTCTTCGCCCAAAGAACTGGCTCCGGCAGGACAGGGAAGCTCCGATGATCTTTCCGCCTTGAACCTGGCTTTGGAGATGGAGAAAAAGGCCGCCAGCTTCTACAAGCGCGAAGGCCAGAAGGCCGAGGACAAGAACGCCCAGGCCATGTACGCCCGGCTGGCCGAAATGGAAGAGGCCCACTACAACCTGATCCAGGCCGAGCTGGACCACATCAAGGACGTGGGCTTTTGGTTTGGGATCCAGGAATTCACTTTGGAAACCAACGAATAA
- a CDS encoding glutaredoxin family protein: MTEVPGNNRKHQVVLYALSTCIWCKKTKKLLDDLDIHYRYVFVDLLTGREEQEIMDQVREFNPGCTFPTMVIDNEKVIVGLKEPEIKKVLE; encoded by the coding sequence ATGACCGAGGTTCCGGGGAACAACAGGAAGCACCAGGTGGTGCTTTATGCCCTGTCCACCTGCATCTGGTGCAAGAAGACCAAGAAGCTGCTGGACGACCTGGACATTCATTACCGCTATGTATTTGTGGACCTGCTGACCGGCAGGGAAGAACAGGAGATCATGGACCAGGTCAGGGAATTCAATCCAGGCTGCACTTTTCCCACCATGGTGATAGACAACGAAAAAGTGATAGTGGGCCTGAAAGAGCCGGAGATAAAGAAGGTTTTGGAATGA
- the xerD gene encoding site-specific tyrosine recombinase XerD has translation MDEALQQYLTHLAVERGLSGNSLGSYASDLKRYLSFLKTKNIGDLQTVERKMVSEFLSMLMGYGLSPVSLSRNISALRGFHRFLASEGIARTDPTENIETPRLDKKLPEVLDLSEVEILLAQPDPASLLGLRDKAMLELLYACGLRVTELLTLKTSDLFFDQDFIRCIGKGSKERIVPVGRSARSWTEKYRQNTRPALLRKFSTEVLFLNNRGRLMSRMGFWKLLKNYAQKAGIKKRVHPHILRHSFATHLLEGGADLRSVQEMLGHADISTTQIYTHVDREYLKEVHRQFHPRG, from the coding sequence ATGGACGAAGCGTTGCAGCAATATCTGACCCACCTGGCGGTGGAAAGGGGGCTGTCTGGGAATAGTCTTGGTTCTTATGCCAGCGACCTAAAACGTTATCTGTCTTTTTTGAAAACCAAGAATATTGGTGATCTCCAAACGGTGGAGAGGAAAATGGTCTCCGAATTCCTGTCAATGCTGATGGGCTACGGGCTTTCCCCGGTCTCTCTTTCCCGGAATATCTCCGCCCTGAGGGGGTTCCATCGTTTCCTGGCCTCGGAGGGGATCGCCAGAACCGATCCCACCGAGAACATAGAGACCCCGCGGCTGGACAAAAAACTTCCCGAAGTTTTGGATCTGAGCGAAGTTGAAATACTGCTGGCCCAGCCGGACCCTGCGTCCCTGCTGGGCCTGCGCGATAAGGCCATGCTGGAGCTTTTGTACGCCTGCGGCCTTAGGGTCACGGAGCTGTTGACCCTTAAAACCTCGGACCTGTTCTTCGACCAGGATTTCATCCGCTGTATCGGCAAGGGATCCAAGGAAAGGATAGTGCCGGTGGGCCGGTCGGCCCGCAGCTGGACGGAGAAGTACCGCCAGAATACCCGTCCAGCTTTATTAAGGAAATTCAGCACCGAAGTTCTGTTCCTTAACAACCGGGGCCGCCTCATGTCCCGGATGGGTTTTTGGAAACTGCTGAAAAACTATGCCCAAAAGGCCGGGATCAAGAAGCGGGTGCATCCCCACATCTTGCGCCATTCCTTTGCCACGCATTTGCTGGAGGGCGGGGCCGACCTGCGCTCGGTGCAGGAGATGCTGGGCCACGCCGACATCTCTACCACCCAGATATACACCCATGTGGACCGGGAGTATTTGAAAGAAGTGCACCGGCAGTTCCATCCCAGGGGTTGA
- a CDS encoding class I SAM-dependent methyltransferase, translating to MLNKVTTIRQEKEKEFVVCNNCGSNQPVKCFVIQGFQIVDCTKCGLRYVNPRLTSEAIKVLYTIDYFKSDDSVVYGYDDYIAEHDTIIKTFQKRWNKLSGYLPKTGSMLDIGAACGFLMEVAKYNGWQSRGLEVSADMAKLGHDQYGHDIMVGALTHPELQPSSYDLITMWDTIEHSPDPVGDLKRIGRLLKPGGVLSLITPDSGSLHARIFGSKWVEYQRPQEHIYFFSHQLLEKILKQNGFEIAWSGTAGKYVSWKFALNRLRCYWPGLIKVAEWIMKKTGIYETFTYIDPKDKMSIVARKKKG from the coding sequence ATGCTTAATAAAGTCACTACCATCAGGCAGGAAAAGGAAAAAGAATTTGTTGTCTGCAACAACTGTGGATCAAATCAACCGGTAAAATGCTTCGTCATTCAGGGGTTTCAAATAGTGGACTGCACCAAATGCGGTTTGCGTTATGTGAACCCCCGATTGACCTCTGAAGCCATTAAGGTTCTCTACACTATTGATTATTTTAAAAGTGACGACTCAGTAGTGTATGGGTATGATGATTACATCGCTGAACATGATACCATAATAAAAACATTCCAAAAACGCTGGAATAAATTGTCCGGTTATCTCCCCAAAACCGGTTCAATGCTTGATATTGGTGCCGCCTGTGGTTTTCTGATGGAAGTGGCCAAATATAACGGCTGGCAGTCCCGGGGGCTTGAAGTATCAGCCGATATGGCGAAGTTGGGCCATGATCAATACGGGCATGATATTATGGTAGGGGCTCTCACGCACCCCGAACTTCAGCCCTCCAGTTATGATCTGATCACTATGTGGGATACCATAGAACACTCCCCGGATCCGGTTGGCGACTTGAAAAGAATTGGGAGATTGCTGAAACCCGGCGGTGTTTTGTCACTGATCACTCCAGATAGCGGAAGCCTGCATGCTAGAATATTCGGATCAAAATGGGTTGAATATCAGCGGCCACAGGAACATATCTATTTTTTCTCTCATCAATTGCTTGAAAAAATATTAAAACAGAATGGATTTGAAATCGCATGGTCCGGTACTGCCGGTAAATATGTAAGTTGGAAGTTTGCCCTGAACAGATTGCGCTGTTATTGGCCGGGTCTTATAAAAGTAGCAGAGTGGATCATGAAAAAAACAGGTATATATGAAACATTTACGTATATTGATCCCAAAGATAAGATGTCCATAGTGGCCAGAAAGAAAAAGGGGTAG
- a CDS encoding 1-deoxy-D-xylulose-5-phosphate reductoisomerase, which translates to MRKKNIIILGSTGSIGTQTMEVITKYPQLFKVVGLAANSRFDLLALQIKQFKPRMVCIGDTATGLAEIDGPGSKFKLVKGPQGLKQLAALSGADMVVNALVGSAGLEPTLAAIRAGHDVALANKETLVAGGSLVMRAVKKHQIRLLPIDSEHVALHQCLDGRDAKMVKNLILTASGGPFRSHSPRQLSRVKSRHALNHPTWSMGRKVTVDSATLMNKGLEMIEAHYLFGIPPERIKIVIHPESIIHSMVEFKDGSIMAQLSTPDMRLPIQYALTHPQRLPSLVKDCRLDELGKLTFHKPDRMTFKCLDLAYLALKRGGVIPAVMNAANEIAVQAFLEGRISFLQIPELISGVMEKHQAAVVRSVSDVVSADHSARLMAQEDLTSFRPNKH; encoded by the coding sequence ATGAGAAAAAAGAATATAATAATCCTGGGCTCCACAGGGTCAATCGGAACTCAGACCATGGAGGTCATCACTAAATATCCGCAGCTTTTCAAAGTGGTGGGCCTGGCGGCCAATTCACGTTTTGATCTTTTGGCCCTGCAGATAAAACAATTCAAACCCCGGATGGTCTGCATCGGCGATACGGCTACCGGCCTGGCGGAGATAGACGGCCCGGGCTCAAAGTTCAAATTGGTCAAAGGTCCGCAGGGCTTAAAACAACTGGCTGCTCTCTCCGGAGCCGATATGGTAGTGAACGCCCTGGTGGGCTCGGCCGGACTGGAGCCGACTCTGGCCGCAATCCGGGCCGGGCACGACGTGGCCCTGGCCAATAAGGAAACCCTGGTGGCCGGGGGGTCATTGGTGATGCGGGCGGTTAAAAAGCACCAGATCCGGCTGTTGCCCATAGACAGTGAGCACGTGGCCCTGCACCAGTGCCTGGACGGCCGGGATGCCAAGATGGTCAAGAACCTGATACTGACGGCCTCGGGCGGGCCCTTCCGCAGCCACAGCCCCAGGCAGTTGAGCCGGGTTAAATCCCGGCATGCCCTGAACCACCCCACCTGGTCCATGGGACGGAAAGTGACCGTTGACTCCGCCACCCTGATGAACAAGGGGTTGGAGATGATAGAGGCCCATTACCTTTTCGGCATCCCGCCGGAACGGATCAAAATAGTCATCCACCCCGAATCCATAATCCACTCCATGGTGGAGTTCAAAGACGGCTCCATCATGGCCCAGTTGTCCACTCCCGACATGCGGCTGCCGATCCAATATGCCCTGACCCATCCCCAAAGGCTGCCCTCGCTGGTGAAGGACTGCCGGCTGGATGAACTTGGCAAGCTCACTTTTCATAAACCGGACCGGATGACCTTCAAATGCCTGGACCTGGCCTATCTGGCTTTGAAACGGGGGGGAGTGATCCCGGCGGTGATGAATGCCGCCAACGAAATAGCAGTACAGGCCTTTTTGGAAGGCAGGATAAGTTTTCTGCAGATCCCGGAATTGATCTCCGGAGTGATGGAAAAACACCAGGCCGCCGTGGTCAGGTCAGTTTCGGATGTCGTTTCCGCCGACCATTCAGCCCGGCTGATGGCGCAGGAGGATCTAACCAGTTTCAGACCAAATAAACATTGA
- a CDS encoding AMP-binding protein produces MHNYSNKHYPVREGLGLITIKGMLARSAGLYPYKTALQIKRGNDFYKVTYRDLKERAEQLAAGLASKGIKFGDRVALIGENCPEWVEGYMALASLGAVIVPLDTQLKAQEIRHILTDSEAAAIIATNSFKEAVDEATSKLSSLKHLFSLNNLPALYETPEPKGLKRQVQLDDLAAIIYTSGTTGQSKGVMLSHKNIMSDVDGSYQIFHYDHHDNFISVLPLHHTFEATAGMLVPLYVGATITYAQSLKSRDIINDIRDSQATMMVGVPLLFEKMYQGITRAVKEKPLLTRMAFSTSNGLVRSIKSVTGKRAGGKVFQSLREKAGLSSLRLFVSGGAALNVEVGKGFETLGFEIVQGYGLTESSPVLTINTVKNPDHASVGAPISCVELKIIDPDGNGIGEIAAKGPNVMLGYYKNPKATEAVMKDGWLLTGDLGYIDKRGCLYITGRAKNLIVSAAGKNIYPEEVEAQLLNSPFVAEVLVIGEKNPQTEREEVHAIIYPNYEALDEYAAKHKVTLDTAQIEKILKEEVRHQCSHLADYKRVKHFSLREEEFPKTTTRKIKRYLFVGKKVQV; encoded by the coding sequence ATGCACAATTACAGCAACAAGCATTATCCGGTCCGTGAGGGCCTGGGACTGATCACTATCAAAGGGATGCTGGCCCGCTCGGCAGGATTGTATCCCTACAAAACAGCCCTCCAGATCAAACGGGGGAACGATTTTTACAAGGTTACCTACCGGGATCTTAAGGAGAGAGCGGAACAACTGGCCGCCGGTCTGGCCAGCAAGGGGATAAAATTCGGCGATCGGGTGGCTTTGATCGGCGAGAATTGTCCGGAATGGGTGGAGGGCTACATGGCCCTGGCCAGCCTGGGGGCGGTGATAGTCCCATTAGACACCCAGCTCAAGGCCCAGGAGATCAGGCACATTCTGACCGATTCCGAGGCGGCGGCCATAATCGCCACCAATAGTTTCAAGGAAGCGGTGGACGAGGCAACCAGCAAACTTTCCAGCCTGAAGCATCTGTTCTCATTGAACAATCTTCCGGCGCTGTACGAAACGCCGGAACCAAAGGGGCTCAAGCGCCAGGTCCAGCTGGACGACCTGGCGGCCATCATCTACACCTCCGGCACCACCGGGCAGTCCAAAGGGGTGATGCTCAGCCACAAGAACATCATGTCCGACGTGGACGGAAGCTACCAGATCTTCCACTACGACCATCATGACAACTTCATCTCGGTGCTGCCGCTGCACCATACCTTTGAGGCCACGGCCGGGATGCTGGTGCCCCTTTACGTGGGGGCCACCATTACCTACGCCCAATCGCTGAAATCGCGGGACATCATCAACGACATCCGGGACAGCCAGGCCACCATGATGGTGGGGGTTCCGCTGCTGTTCGAGAAGATGTACCAGGGCATCACCCGGGCGGTCAAGGAAAAGCCGCTGTTGACCAGGATGGCCTTCTCCACCTCCAACGGACTGGTCCGGTCCATCAAGTCTGTCACCGGCAAAAGGGCCGGGGGAAAGGTCTTCCAGTCTTTGCGGGAAAAGGCCGGGCTGTCCAGCCTAAGACTTTTCGTTTCGGGCGGAGCGGCACTGAATGTGGAGGTGGGAAAAGGATTTGAGACCCTGGGTTTTGAGATCGTCCAGGGTTACGGCCTGACCGAATCCTCACCGGTGCTGACCATCAACACCGTCAAGAATCCGGATCACGCCTCGGTGGGGGCTCCCATCTCCTGCGTGGAACTGAAGATCATAGATCCCGACGGCAACGGGATCGGCGAGATCGCGGCAAAGGGGCCCAACGTGATGCTGGGCTATTATAAGAACCCCAAGGCCACCGAGGCGGTGATGAAGGACGGATGGCTGCTGACCGGGGACCTGGGGTACATCGACAAGCGGGGCTGTTTGTACATCACCGGCCGGGCCAAGAACCTGATCGTCTCCGCCGCAGGCAAGAACATCTACCCCGAAGAGGTGGAGGCCCAGCTGCTGAACAGCCCGTTCGTGGCCGAAGTTCTGGTGATCGGCGAAAAGAACCCCCAGACCGAGCGGGAAGAGGTCCACGCCATCATCTATCCCAATTACGAGGCCCTGGACGAATATGCGGCCAAGCACAAAGTTACCCTGGATACGGCCCAGATAGAAAAGATATTAAAGGAAGAGGTCAGGCACCAGTGCAGCCACCTGGCCGATTACAAGCGGGTCAAGCATTTCTCCCTTAGAGAGGAGGAGTTCCCCAAGACCACCACCAGAAAGATCAAGAGGTATCTGTTCGTCGGGAAAAAAGTACAGGTGTAG
- a CDS encoding glycosyltransferase family 2 protein — protein MPDKINLSVVIPVYNEEENIAELSSRLTKVCQSLGKSYEILYVDDGSRDGTLEAIKKAKLKDNNIYAISLAKNFGKSGAYAAGFHEAKGDVIITMDGDLQDRPEQIPDFLKKIEEGYDLVTGWKYTGKGKRALSSILFNGLVQRLTKLRSIHDTNCPFKAYKAEIVSSREENKNAGLWIYGNLYRFIPAMAFWKGYRVTEIKVENDPRRYGHTKYGPTRFVGGFLDLLTIVFITQYIKRPLYFFAMIGLSLLCTGFLFDLGIVLYGIVYEGRVGHFAMLILGLICIVIGIQFIFTGLLAEMIVRLHQEQRRDIPVYRKQ, from the coding sequence ATGCCAGATAAGATCAATCTCTCGGTGGTGATTCCGGTCTACAACGAGGAAGAGAACATAGCCGAACTTTCATCGCGGCTAACCAAGGTTTGTCAGTCCCTGGGAAAAAGCTACGAAATACTGTATGTGGACGATGGAAGCAGGGACGGGACGCTTGAAGCCATTAAAAAAGCAAAGTTGAAGGATAATAATATTTATGCAATCAGCCTGGCTAAAAACTTTGGCAAGTCGGGTGCCTATGCCGCCGGCTTCCATGAAGCCAAAGGGGACGTGATAATCACCATGGACGGTGACCTTCAGGACCGGCCAGAACAGATCCCGGATTTTCTTAAAAAGATCGAAGAGGGATACGACCTGGTCACCGGCTGGAAGTATACCGGGAAGGGGAAAAGGGCTTTGTCTTCAATCCTTTTCAACGGTCTGGTGCAAAGGCTCACTAAACTCAGAAGTATTCATGATACAAATTGTCCCTTTAAGGCCTACAAAGCCGAGATCGTAAGCAGCCGGGAAGAGAACAAGAACGCGGGATTGTGGATCTATGGCAATCTATACCGCTTCATTCCAGCCATGGCCTTTTGGAAGGGTTACCGGGTGACCGAGATCAAAGTTGAGAATGATCCCCGCCGATACGGGCATACAAAATACGGGCCAACTAGATTTGTCGGAGGATTTTTAGATCTCTTAACTATTGTATTTATCACCCAATACATAAAAAGACCTTTATATTTTTTTGCAATGATTGGTTTGTCCCTTCTATGCACCGGATTTTTATTTGACTTAGGCATAGTCCTATATGGCATTGTTTATGAAGGCAGGGTTGGCCATTTTGCAATGTTGATTTTGGGTCTTATTTGCATAGTGATTGGCATCCAGTTCATTTTTACGGGACTGCTGGCGGAAATGATAGTCCGCCTGCATCAGGAACAGCGAAGAGATATTCCTGTTTACAGGAAACAATAA
- a CDS encoding glycosyltransferase family 2 protein, whose protein sequence is MRLSVIMPVYNEKATIEKIISRVQDVPVEKELVIVDDYSNDGTREILKNYEGKPGIKICWHPHNLGKGAGVRTGIRECTGDYIIIQDADLEYDPNDVLHMVQIAQLKNADVVFGNRFMGLHTGLYFWNALANKFLTFMTNLVYNAWIEDMETCYKLVRREKLQRLTLKSKGFDIEPEITGKLLKQKLKIYEVPISYDGRTYEEGKKIRARDGIIALYTLLKYRFID, encoded by the coding sequence ATGAGGCTTTCAGTGATCATGCCGGTTTATAATGAAAAGGCCACCATCGAAAAAATAATATCCCGGGTCCAGGACGTTCCAGTTGAGAAGGAACTGGTGATTGTGGACGACTATTCCAACGACGGCACACGGGAGATTCTTAAAAATTATGAAGGGAAGCCGGGCATCAAGATATGCTGGCATCCCCACAACCTGGGCAAAGGGGCCGGCGTTCGCACCGGTATTCGGGAATGCACCGGAGATTACATCATCATTCAGGATGCCGATCTGGAATATGACCCAAATGATGTTTTACACATGGTTCAGATTGCCCAGTTAAAAAATGCCGATGTTGTTTTTGGCAACAGATTTATGGGCCTTCACACAGGACTTTATTTTTGGAATGCCCTGGCCAACAAGTTTTTAACTTTCATGACCAATCTGGTCTATAATGCCTGGATTGAGGATATGGAAACCTGTTATAAGCTGGTGCGCCGGGAAAAATTGCAACGATTGACGTTGAAAAGCAAAGGGTTTGACATAGAACCCGAGATAACCGGCAAACTGCTCAAACAGAAATTGAAGATATATGAAGTCCCCATCTCATACGATGGGCGGACCTATGAGGAAGGAAAGAAGATACGTGCCCGTGACGGAATCATCGCCCTGTATACTTTACTAAAATATCGTTTCATAGATTAA
- a CDS encoding ferritin family protein, which produces MDDFSRSLVEAMQFENDGYHHYTTAAQRTEDPKAKQMFGQLAEDELSHHKTLELMFSDHQKQGSMKLKPPRIKSKVDPAQESPIFSPEFKQRVGDKHYEMSALSIGILLEQNSIEGYKNYRRQAKELKIKRLFNALIRWEELHLEALIKQQQFLQASYWEANRFAPF; this is translated from the coding sequence ATGGATGATTTTTCCCGCTCCCTGGTGGAGGCCATGCAGTTTGAGAACGACGGCTATCATCACTACACTACTGCGGCCCAGCGCACCGAGGATCCCAAGGCCAAACAGATGTTCGGCCAGCTGGCCGAGGACGAGCTGTCGCATCACAAGACCCTGGAGCTGATGTTCTCCGATCATCAAAAGCAGGGAAGTATGAAGTTAAAGCCTCCCCGGATCAAGTCCAAGGTGGACCCGGCCCAGGAAAGCCCCATCTTCAGCCCCGAGTTCAAGCAACGGGTGGGCGACAAGCACTACGAGATGTCGGCCCTGTCCATCGGGATACTGCTGGAGCAGAATTCCATCGAGGGCTACAAGAATTACCGCCGCCAGGCCAAGGAGCTCAAGATCAAGCGGCTGTTCAACGCCCTGATCCGCTGGGAAGAGCTGCATTTGGAGGCACTGATCAAGCAGCAGCAGTTTTTACAAGCCTCCTACTGGGAGGCCAACCGCTTCGCGCCGTTTTAA